In Actinoplanes octamycinicus, the genomic window GACGCGACGCCGGCGGGCGCGCTGCCGGCCGGTCCCTTCCTGACCGGCGCGGGAGGCCGCCCTCGTGGGGCGGCCTCCGGTGGCCGGATCTCAGGAGCCGGTGTAGAGCAGCCGGTTCGGGGAGCCGCTGCCGGGGCTGGTGACCACACCGGTGGTGGCGGCGTTCACGATCGCCGCGTTCACCGTGGTGACCGAGGCTCCCGGGTGGGCGGACAGGTAGAGCGCCACCGCACCGGCGACGTGCGGCGCCGCGAACGACGTGCCGCTGCCGGTGTACGTCGCGGTGTTGCTGGTCCGCCAGGCCGAGGTGATCGAGACGCCGGGTGCGAACAGGTCCAGCACCGAGCCGTAGTTGGACCAGGAAGCCCTGGTGTCGGCGCTGTCGGTGGCGCCGACGGTGAGGGCCTCGGTCACCCGGGCCGGGGAACTGCCGCTCGCGTTCACCCCGGAGTTGCCGGCCGCGATGGCGTACGGGATTCCGGCGCTGATCGACCGCCGGACCGCGGCGTCCAGGGTGCTGCTGGTGCCGCCGCCCAGGCTGAGGTTGGCGACCGAGCGGCCGGGGGTGGCGTTGGCGGTCACCCAGTCGATGCCGGCGATCACCCCGGCGGTGGTGCCGGACCCGTTGTTGTCCAGGACGCGGACGCCGACGACGTTCGCGGTCTTGGCGACCCCGTACGTGGTGCCGGCCGCGACCCCGGCGACGAACGTGCCGTGCCCGTTGCCGTCCTGCGCGACGGTGTCCCCGTCGACGGCGTCGTAGCCGTACGAGGCCCGGCCGCCGAAGTCCTGGTGGGTCACGGTGATGCCGGTGTCGACGACGTAGACGGTGACCCCGGTGCTCGGGCCGTACACGAAAGTGTTGTTGAGCGGGCGGGTCCGCTGGTCGATGCGGTCCAGGCCCCAGGGTGCGCCGGTCTGGGTGCCGGCGATCCGCACCGTCTGGTCGGCCTCGACCGCGGCGACCGCGGGGTCGGCGGCGAGCCGGGCGGCCTGCGCGGCGCTCAGCTTCGCGGTCCAGCCCTCCACGGCGTGACCGAAGACGCGGGAGACGGTGCCGCCGTACCGCCGGGTGATCCGGTCGGCGCGGGAGCGGTCGGCCTCGCCGCTCTTGAGCACCACGACGTAGGAGCCGCCGATCGCGGTGGCGCTGTCCGCGTAGAGCACCGTTCCGGTGGCGGGGGCGGCGAAGGCCGGCGTCGTGAGGGAGAGGGCGAGGGCGGTGCCGGCCAGGATCGCGGCACTACGGGTGGCGGGTCGCATGGTTTCCTCCGTGGTCGCGGCGCCCCGGTCGAGCGCCTGGCGATGACGGTAGGAGGAAACTTTTGATAGATGATCAACGATACATAAGCGTGTTGGTAACGACTTTTGTCGATGATTTCACCCGTTCGGGCGGATAGCCTGGCCGGGTGCCGTGCGGCTACCGTCACACCTGTGGAAGCCGCCGAACGGGGACGCGGCGAGAGCGGAGTGCGCCGCCTGACACTGCGCTCGCGCAACGTCGACGAGGTCCGGGCCTTCGGCGGACGGCACTTCTATCCGCGTGAGTTCCTGCACCCGCTGCAGCGATCTGGAGCGCTCGACGCCCGGTTCAGCGTCATGAGCCTCGGCGACGTGACGATCGGGGACGTCAGCTACGGCGCGGACGTCAGCTACGGCGCGGACGTCACGCTCGGCTACGCGAACCCGGATGCCTACCAGGCCGGTGTCCCGGTTGCCGGGCACCTGGACGCGCGGCAGGGCGGCCGGACCATCGTCGGCGCCGGCGGCCAGGCGCCGCTGTTCCGGGTCGGTGAGGACGTCGTGCTGCGCCGGTGGAGCGCCGACTGCCGCCAGCTCGGCGTGAAGATCGCCCGGCACGCCCTCGACCGGCAGCTCGACGCGCTGCTCGACGGCGCCGGGCAGCGGCCCCTCGAACTGCCCGCCCAGCTCGACATCACCAGCGGCCTGGGCCACAGCTGGGCGGCGCTGATCCGGTTCATCGCAGCCGAGCGGGACAACCCGGGCGGGCTGCTCGACCACGCGATCATCGTGACCAGCCTGCAGGAGAGCGTGACCATCGGCCTGCTGCTGGCCACCGACCATCCGCACCGCGCCATGCTGCTGCGCCCGGCGGCGGCCTACCGCCCGGCGCCCGCGCGGCGCGCGATGGAGGCGATCCACGCCCACCCGGAGCGGCCGTTCACCATCGCCGAGCTGGCCCGCCTCGCCGGCGTCAGCGTGCGCACGCTGCAGGCTTCCTTCCATCGGTACGTCGGGTGCAGCCCGATGGCGTACCTGCGCCAGACCCGCCTCGACCACGTGCACGCCGAGCTGCTCCGGGCCGACCCCGCCGAACGTACCGTCAGTGCTGTCGCGCACCGGTGGGGCTTCACCCACCTGGGCCGGTTCGCTGCCGCCTACCGCACCCGGTTCGGCGCGTCGCCGAGCGACACCCTGCACCGGCCATGACCAGCCGCCTCAGCCGGCGGGCGGCCACCTGGCTCCACCCCGACCGCGCCGGCGGGCTGCCACCGGGTGAGCCCGACCTGGAGCCGTGGGAGTGCGAACTGTTCTAGCCTTTCGTCATGTGAGCGCGGATCCCGTCAAGCCCGCGGAGGTCCCGGTGGAGAGCAAACGCGCGCTGGTGGTGATCCTGGTTGCGGCAGTCGCCGTCGCGGTGGGGATTGTCATCGCGACGTGGAATGGTGAGAAGCCGCAGTCCGGCGAGGCTGCGTTCGCGCCGCCCGGGGACGAGCTGGACCTGGCAAAGATGCGCCCGTATGGCTGGTCGGGATCGAAGTCGGTGGGTACGCGATTCACCGACGGGCTCAACTACCTGCAGATCTCGCCGAACATCGCCGGACCGATCAGGATCGTCTCGGTCGCGCCGCTGCTGGACAACAACGAGACCTTACGTGTCGTCGGAGTGCTGGCCCGGGTCGTGCCGGATATGCTCCCCGCAGGTCATCAATCAGGATGGTTTCAGCAGGACGACGGGTTTCCGCCGGCGAGCCGTGACAACTCCGGTGGCCGTGACCCGCGCGACTTGGTGGTCGACAATGCCGGACACGGCGACGATGTGGCTGTCGAATTCCAGATCGGGTTCGATGTGGTCGGCAATGGCAAGTCGAACAAGGTCGGTGTCGCAGTCGTCTATCAGTACGAGGGGAAGACGAGGCGCTTCGTCATCCCCAGCCACTTGTCGATCTGCGCGCCCGCCTCGGTGACGTGCGCACCGGCAGACGAGTGATCAGCAGCGGAGCCGAGCGCCAGCCCTCCGGCAGGAGTTTCGCCGGAACAGCGCGGGTGGGTCAGCTTGCCGACGGACTGGGCAGCGGGCCGCGGTCCACGAAACTGAACGTGTAGATCGGGTCGCCGTCCCCGACCTCCTGGACGTAGAACGCCTTGCCGTCCCACAGCAGATAACCGCTGGAGTCGTTGTAGATGTAGTACGCCGGCCGCCCGTGGTCGTCCTTCTCCTCGGCGGGGATCAGCTCGAACTGCGTTCCCCGCCCGGTGAAGCATTCCGACTGGGTCAGTTTCGCCGACTCCTCGGTGAGCCGGACACCGAGGCACACCGGACGGTCGGGGGTCGACGCGGCCAGGGACTGGAACAGGAAGTCGACGCCGGCCGGGATCAGCGCGAACTCGGACTTCTTCCCGGTGCCGTCCCCGGCCTCGATCTCGGTGGAGTGCGACTCCATCGCCAGGTCCTTGTTGAGCTGGACGGAGTGGATCAGGGTCTTGCGTTTGCCGTTCCGGATGGCCTGCAGTTTCTCCAGCGGTGACAGCGACCGGGCGGACGGTTTCGGCGCCGGCCGGCTCGACACGGCACCGCCCGGGGACGGCTGGCCGGCGGCGGCACTGCTGGGAGAGGTCACGCCGGTGGCTGTCGCGTTGTCATCGCGCAGATTGCGGATCGCCAGCCCCGTGCCGGTCGCGGCGAGCACGGCGATCGCAGTGGCGAGCACGGGGACCGTACGCCTGCGCTTGGCCCTGACCGGAACCGACGGGAGCTCCGGGGTCACCGGACGTGGCGCCTCGCCCGCCAACAGCAGATCCAGCAGCTGGCGGGCGGTCGGCCGGGCCTCCGGGTCCTTCGCCAGTGTCCATTCGACCGCGCGGCGCAGCGACTCCGGCACCCCGGTCAGATCCGGCTCGCCGGTGAGGATGCGCATCGCCGTCCCGGCGGCCGAGTCGGCGGCGAACGGGCTCCGGCCGGTCGCCGCGAACACCACCACGGCGCCCCAGGCGAAGATGTCAGCGGCCGGGGTGACCGGCCGCCCGTCGACCGGATCGAACCGTTCCGGCGCCATGTACGACACCGTGCCGACCATCTGATCGGTGCGGGTGTGCTGGCTGGTGGCCTCGAACGCCCGCGCGATCCCGAAGTCGATCACCTTGATGCCGCCGCGCGCGAACAGCACGTTGCCCGGTTTCAGATCCCGGTGGATCACCTCGGCGCCGTGGATCGCGGTCAGCGCCGTGGCGATCCCGACGGCGACACCCTGCAGCGCCGCCCCGGACAGCGGCCCCCGCTCCCGCACCTCGACCGCCAGGCTCGGCCCGTCGACGTACTCCACCACCAGGTACGGCGGCTCATGATCGGGATCGGCGTCCAGCACCTCGGCGGTCGAGAACGACGGCACCTGCTTGGCCCGGTTCACCTCACTGCGGAACCGGCCCCGGAACTCCGTCTCGTGCGCGAACTCCGGCCGCACCATCTTGATCGCGACGAGGCGCCCGCCGTCCGTGTCCCGGCCCAGGTAGACCGTGCCCATGCCGCCTTCACCGAGCCGTCCGACCAGCTCGTACCGGCCGAGCCTGGCCGGGTCACTCGGGCGCAGCGGCATGCTCATCTCGGATCCGTCCCCCTCGGCTCTCGCGCCCCGGGAGTCTACCCACGCGGATCATCACCCGCCGGTGCCCGGTCCGCCCGGGAACCGGCCTCAGCAGCGCAGGCCCTCGCGCAGCTCGCGGACCAGGGAGGCGACAACTGCTTTGAGGCTGCCGTCGTTGACCGCCGCGACCTGCAGCTGCCGCTGGTAGCTCGCCCCGCGGTCCACGATGTCCCGCACCGCCTCCAGTTCCGCCGCGCACCCGAGCGCCTCCGCGATCGGTTCCAGGGTCGGTAACAGCTGGTCGAGGTCCTTGGTGACGAGCCGTTCGTCGCCGGCCGCGTTCTGGATGATGATCGCGTCCAGGCCGTAGCGTGCGGCCCGCCACTTGTTCTCCCGGACGAACCAGGGCTGCATCCGGGGGACGGTGCGGCCGGCGTCGATCTCCCGGGAGAAGTGCTCGACCAGGCACTGGGTCAGCGCGGCGAGCGCGCCGATCTCGTCGGCGCTGGAGATGCCGTCGAAGGTGCGGATCTCGATGGTGCCCCAGCGCGGCGACGGGCGGATGTCCCAGCGCAGCTCGTTGAGTTCCTCGATCACGCCGGTGTGCTTGAGGTCGGCGACCATCGTCTCGAACTGTTTCCACCTGGCGAACTGCGGTGGCAGCCCGGCGGTCGGCAGCTGCTGGAACATCAGCGCCCGGTTGGAGGCGTACCCGGTGGTCTCCCCGGCCCAGAACGGGCTCGACGCGCTGAGCGCCTGGAAGTGCGGGAGGTAGGTGAGCAGGCCGTCGATGATCGGGAAGACCTTGTTGCGGTTCTCCACCGCGACGTGCACGTGCACGCCCCAGATCATCATCTGCCGGCCCCACCAGCGGGTCCGGTCGATCAGCGTGTCGTAGCGTGGCTTGCCCGGCGTGACCTGCTGCTGGAACCACTGGCTGAACGGGTGGGTGCCGGCCGACATCAGGTCGACGCCCATCGGCTCGGCCACCGTGCCGGCCCGCTCCACCAGCCGGGTCAGGTCGGCGACCGCGTCCCGCACCCGGTGGTGCGGCGCGCTGACCACCTCGATGGTGTTGGTGAGCAGCTCGGTCGTCACGTGCGGGAACCCGTCGGCGGCGCCGATCCGGGAGATCAGCTCCGGCGCGGCGGGCGCCAGCTCCCCGCTGCGCCGGTCGACACAGGCGATCTCCCACTCGATCCCTAGACGCGATCGCTGCGATGACGAGAAGTCGATCTTCATATCGGGACTCTTTCGGCCGGGGCCGTTCCCGTCATGTTATATCGATGAATCCGATCAGTCCGGCATTCCCGCATACCGGAGGCGACCCAGAGCCCATTCACAGATCAACACCAGGATTCGCGTACGCCGAGGAGCCCGGTCTTCGCCCTCGCTAGGAGGTGACCCCGCGATCGAGCAGCTCACTGTGGTGTGCAACGTCGTGGAGTCGCGCGCCGGGCGCCGCGAGGTCCCCGTCGAGGAAGGCCGCCGGCAGCGTCCGGCCACCGATGTCCCGTAGCGCGGTGCGCCAGCCTCTTCCCGCTGCCCGAAGTGGCGGAGCAGGCGGCGGACGAAGTCCGGGTCGGGTGGGGTGACTTGCGCACCGTCGCGCCGATCCGCACGACGTCGCTGACGAAACCGCCCGTGCCTCAGGCCGGGCGCTGGTCGGCGGCGGATTCGTTGTCCAGGATGGTGGTGCGGATCAGTTCGGCGTCGCGGCCGACCCGGTCGGACTCGTCGCGGTAGGTGTGGCAGGCCTGCTCGTCGCCGGCGCGTTCGGCGTTCGCGGCCAGGTTCCGCAGCATGGTGACCTTCTCCTGCATGGCGCTGACCGCGGTCCACAACGCCGTCTCGATGCTGTGGTCGGTGGCGGCGACGAAGGTCTGCGGCGACCAGGAGTGGCCGACGTGGCAGGCGTAGTGGACGGCCTGGCCGGTGCGGATCTCGTACATGCCGCCGCCGCAGTCGGGGCAGCTCAAGGCGATCGGCTTGCTCGGCACCGCACCCTCCGTGTGACCCTCGGCGATCATGTCGGTCTCCCAGACCAGCGCGGGGTCCGGCTGGCCGGCGTCGCCGACCGGCCGGCCCGCCATCTCCGCGATCAACCTGGCCAGCCCGGCGGCCGGCGCCGTGACGGCGGAGGGGACCGCCGACAGCGCCGCCGCCGGCATGCCCGGGAACCGGGCCTCATCCGGGTCCTGGACCAGTGCCGCTCCACCGTGCTGGGCGATGGCGGCCAGTCCGGCGGCGCCGTCGTCCAGGCTGCCGGACAGCACGACACCGGCGACCCGGGGACCGCACCATCGGGCGGCGGCCCGGAACAGCGCGTCCGCCGCGGGCCGGGCCCGGTTCTCCCGCGGTCCCGCGGTGAGCCGCAGGATGCTGTCGTCGTCGATGATCAGATGCCGGTCCGGCACCGCGACGTACACGTGGCCGTTACGGGCCGGCTCGCCGTCGACCGCGGCGCTCACCGGCAGGGCGCAGTCCTTGCTCAGCATCTGCGCGAGCGTGCTGCGGGCACCGGGTGCCAGATGGGTGACCACCAGGACCTTTGCCGGCAGGTCGGTCGGCAGCCGGGCCAGCAGGGTGCGCAGCGCGGCATGCGCACCGGCGGAGCCACCCATCACGATCACGTCGCGCCGCTCCATCTGCCTCCGCTCGCCCGGGGGATCCCGTCCCGGCGCGCATTCCCGGATCCCCGCCGGTCAACCCGGAAGGGCCGGGTGAATGCCGGAGAGGTGCCCGGGCGGTCACCGGCATCGGTTTAGCCGGCGGCGTCCGGGGCAGCCACCGGGCATGGAACCCATCGGTGACCCTGACGAGGAGACCGGCGACTTCGCCGAGGAGCACGAACTGACCGAGGTCACGCCGGAGGACGGCGACGACGGCGAGACGGAGAGCCCGGCGCGCTGGTCCGGCCGCCTGGAGCAGGACGGTTTGCCGTAACGGTGGTGGGTGGCTGGGTGCCGGTCAGAGCTGACGCAGGACGGCGTCCGCCTCGGCGCTCAGTGTGGTGTGGTGCTCGGCGGCGCGCTCGTACAGCATCGTGTAGGCGGCGTCGCGGTTGCTGACGCCGTGCTCGGTGAGCGCCTGGACCGCGCGCCGGACGATGGTGCGGATGGCCAGCGCCTGGGCGTACCCGGTGAGCAACTCGGCGGCTCCCGGGTCGGACACCGGGGGAGGGTCGATGCTCAGGGACAGCTCCCGGCTGGTCGAGTACAGGTGGGCGACGGCGGTGATCAGCGGTTCCATCGTGGCGCTGTCCCGGCCGTACAGGTTGAGCGCGGCGATCGTCGTGCCGCGGCCGTCGTGGAGCGGCACCGAGACGGTCGCCCGCAGCCCCAGGGCGGGCGCCACCACGTGGAAGCCGGGCCAGTCCATCGTGGTGCCGGTGTCCGGCACGCCGACCGGTTCGCCGGTCTCCAGGGCCTGCAGGCACGGACCGGCCCGGTCCGCGATCTGCGCCTCGTCGACCGCTGCCGCGATGTCGCTGCTGGCCGCGACGATGGTGTACTCGTCGCCCTCCAGCGTGGTGACCGAGGCGTAGTCCGCGGCGGCGACCCGGTCGACGGCGAGCGCGGCGATCATTTTCAGCCGGGCTTCGATGCCGGACACGTGCCCCGGGGTCTCGGCCAGGGCGACGATCGCGTCCGCCAGCGGGCCGTGCTGGGCCGGCCAGACCTGCTCGGGATGCCTCGGTGTCGCCATCGATCGCCCTTCGTCGCGGTGCGTGTTGCCGGCGGGTACCCGATAGATGACGGCGTACGCGATCCGGACTCTGCAAGTTCTTGCAGATTTTTCTTTCGTGCCCTCACAGGAAAGGGCGTGATGGGGCCCACATTGCTCCTCGATGACTCATTTGAACGGCCCGGACCTCGGTCGAACCGCTTAAATTGGTCACATTCTGACTAAGGATGATTACGCCGAGCAATGACGTGACTTGACCGGCTCTGAAAGAACTTGCAGAGTCTGGTGTGGCGTCGCGGGGAGCGCGGCGCCTCCACCGCGATCTGCGAGAAGGAAAAGCGATGCAACGCACCCCTGGGAACACCCTGAGACGGCCGACCCTGGCAGCTGCCGCCCGCATCCTCGTCCTGAGCACGGCCGCGCTGCTCGCCCTGGCCACACCGGCCGCCGCGGCCACCACCGCCGGCACGCCCGTGCTGCGCTTCGCCGCCGACGGCACCGACCGGGTCGACGGGACCCTGGAGGCCGGCCGGTCCGTCCTGGTCGACTACGACCTGGCGCGGCTCGCGCAGTGCCGCAACCAGTACGCCGGCGGCGACGCCTGGGCGATCGGCGTCTACTACCGGATCGACGGCGGCCCGATCGCCACCCAGCCGGTCAGCCGGCTCGACGAGAACCGGCACAACGTCAAGGCGCCGGTCCCCATCGACCTGCCGCTCGGCGCGCACGACCTGGAGCTGTGGTTCCACGCCGGCGACCGGGCCGGCTGCAGCGAATACGACTCCCGCTCGGGCGCGAACTACCACTACGCGATCGAGCAGCCGGCCGTCGCCACCTTCCGCGCCGACTGGTCCGAATCGGTCAGCGGCCCGATCCGCGCCGGGCACGGCCTGGCCATCCGGTACGACCTCGCCCGCCTCCCGCAGTGCCGCGAGACCTACAACGGCATGCCCGCCTGGCGCATCGACGTCCACTACCGCTTCGACGGCGGCCCGGTCCAGTCCCAGGCGCTGACCGGCAGCAGTGGCGAACCGGTCCCGGCGACCGTCGACGTCGCACCCGGGAGCCGGCGGATCGAGCTCTGGTTCCAGGTCACCGGCCAGCGCAGCGGCTGCACCGCCTACGACTCCGACTTCGGCGCCAACTACGCGTACGCCGTCGCCTGATACACCGGAAGGAACCTCACCATGCGCACCCTCGTCCGACTGTTGTTCACCCTGCTGCTCGGCGCCGCCGCCGTGCTGGCCGTCACCGCCGCGCCCGCGTCGGCGTCACCGTTGCCGCCCCGGGAGCTGGGCGCCCCGAATCTGACCGGGTACTGCCAGGCGCAGGGTCACTCCGGCGCGTCGTTGTCCGGTGACACCGCCTACGACTGGCACTGCCGCACCGCGGACGGCCGGGACACCGACATCGCCCTCGACGCGGCCTGCCGCTGGACCTACGGCACCGACCTGGCGGTCGACCGGATCGGCGACTTCCACCAGCCGCGGAGCATCGTCTGCTGGCGGGTCCGCTCGGACATCGTGGCGCCCGACTTCGACCGGTACTGCCGGAGCCTGGGTGCGGACGGCGCGGCGCTGACCGGCGCCACCGTCTACGACTGGCAGTGCACCTCCGGCGGCTCACGGTCCGCGATCGACGTGCTGGCCGCCTGCCGGGAGACCACTTTCGGGTACGCCACCGTCGACCGGTTCGCCGACTTCCACGACGCCCGTTCCTGGCAGTGCCGGGTGTGACAGCGGACTGAGGCTTCGGTACGGCGGGCGCTCCCCGCCGTACCGAAGCTGTGTCGCCGGACCGCCCGGACCCATCGGCTCACCCCGCCAACCGCGGGGTTTCGGTGTTCGCGGCCTCGAACCGGCGCCGTGCGCCCGTCCGGCCCGGACGGATGTCGGGGGTCTGCGGCGGGAGCCGGATGTCAGGTGTCTGCGGTGGCGGCAGGAGGTCAGGTGTCTGCGCTGGCAGCAGGATCTCGGGTGTCTGCAGTGGGAGCAGGAGGTCAGGTGTCTGCCGTGGGAGCGGCACCTCAGCGATCTCCACCGTCATCTGGTCGCGCAGCGATCCGTGCAGGGTGGCGGCCAGCCCGGTGAGCCGCTCGATCTCGGCGAGGATGGCGGCCCGCTCGTCGGAGAGCCGGCTGATCGCCTGGTGGTGGCGGGCCCGGGCGTCGCTGTCGATGGTCGAGGCGAGCAACTGCGCCTCGACGGCGATCTTGTCGGCCTTCGCCCGGGCGGCATCGACCAGCGCGTCGGCCTCGCGCTCGGCGTCGCGGACGTGCGAGTCGGCGAACCGCTGCGCCAAGGTGACGAACGGTGAGGTGCCGGCCCGCGCCGCCGCCTCGCGGGCCTGACGCAGCGCGGCCTCGGTCTCCCGGGCCTGCTGCTCGGTGTGGGCCAGCTCGATCCGGTGCTGCTCCAGCCGCGCCACCAGGTCCTCGGCCGACGGCCTGCTGTGGCGCAACTGCTCGCGCATGTCCCGGTTCTCGGTCTGCAGGCGGGTGAACTCCCGCTCCACCTCGGTCAGGAATGCGTCGACCGCGTCGCCGTCGTAGCTTCGCCGCCGAGAGGGCGCGGGGCGGAAAACCGCGTCGCGGATCCGCGAGGAGGTAAATAAAGCTTTCTTTTCATTCGGGTCGGTGCTGGAACTCGTCATAGCGGTGGCACCGTCTGCAAAATGGTCACCATTCCCCGATCGTGCGGCTGTCACCTGGCACTACGCGGTGGCCGGACGGTCGGATCAACCGACCCTTTCTTAATCGACCTACCTTGGTGTGATCGCTCACATCGCAGCTATCGACGTTGATGGAATAGTGGCGGACCGCGGTCGGATGATGGATATCTCACTTTGACGGTTCTCCGGCCATGTGCATTAATCAAGGCCCTCTCCGCCGAGACACCGATCTGGGGCCGACCTTGTTCGAGTACGCATCGTGACGCCCGCCGGCGATCCACCGCCCCGGCCGCGCCTGCGCGCCGGCCGATGGGTGCCCGACATGTCCGGACGACCCCGCCCGCTGTCGCGGCGCCGGCGTCGCCTGATCGTCGCCGGCGTCCTCGGCGCCTCCTCCGCGCTGGCCGCCGCGGTGCTGCTGCTGCAGCCGCGGATCCAGCTGGTCACGTCCTTCGCCGGCGTGACCCTGCCGCCCGCGACCCACCCCGGCCGGCTCCCCACCTACTCGTTCGCCCCGTCGCCGGCCGCACCGGCCAGTGGCACCGCCACCCGGCAGCG contains:
- a CDS encoding S8 family peptidase; the encoded protein is MRPATRSAAILAGTALALSLTTPAFAAPATGTVLYADSATAIGGSYVVVLKSGEADRSRADRITRRYGGTVSRVFGHAVEGWTAKLSAAQAARLAADPAVAAVEADQTVRIAGTQTGAPWGLDRIDQRTRPLNNTFVYGPSTGVTVYVVDTGITVTHQDFGGRASYGYDAVDGDTVAQDGNGHGTFVAGVAAGTTYGVAKTANVVGVRVLDNNGSGTTAGVIAGIDWVTANATPGRSVANLSLGGGTSSTLDAAVRRSISAGIPYAIAAGNSGVNASGSSPARVTEALTVGATDSADTRASWSNYGSVLDLFAPGVSITSAWRTSNTATYTGSGTSFAAPHVAGAVALYLSAHPGASVTTVNAAIVNAATTGVVTSPGSGSPNRLLYTGS
- a CDS encoding AraC family transcriptional regulator, which codes for MEAAERGRGESGVRRLTLRSRNVDEVRAFGGRHFYPREFLHPLQRSGALDARFSVMSLGDVTIGDVSYGADVSYGADVTLGYANPDAYQAGVPVAGHLDARQGGRTIVGAGGQAPLFRVGEDVVLRRWSADCRQLGVKIARHALDRQLDALLDGAGQRPLELPAQLDITSGLGHSWAALIRFIAAERDNPGGLLDHAIIVTSLQESVTIGLLLATDHPHRAMLLRPAAAYRPAPARRAMEAIHAHPERPFTIAELARLAGVSVRTLQASFHRYVGCSPMAYLRQTRLDHVHAELLRADPAERTVSAVAHRWGFTHLGRFAAAYRTRFGASPSDTLHRP
- a CDS encoding serine/threonine protein kinase, giving the protein MSMPLRPSDPARLGRYELVGRLGEGGMGTVYLGRDTDGGRLVAIKMVRPEFAHETEFRGRFRSEVNRAKQVPSFSTAEVLDADPDHEPPYLVVEYVDGPSLAVEVRERGPLSGAALQGVAVGIATALTAIHGAEVIHRDLKPGNVLFARGGIKVIDFGIARAFEATSQHTRTDQMVGTVSYMAPERFDPVDGRPVTPAADIFAWGAVVVFAATGRSPFAADSAAGTAMRILTGEPDLTGVPESLRRAVEWTLAKDPEARPTARQLLDLLLAGEAPRPVTPELPSVPVRAKRRRTVPVLATAIAVLAATGTGLAIRNLRDDNATATGVTSPSSAAAGQPSPGGAVSSRPAPKPSARSLSPLEKLQAIRNGKRKTLIHSVQLNKDLAMESHSTEIEAGDGTGKKSEFALIPAGVDFLFQSLAASTPDRPVCLGVRLTEESAKLTQSECFTGRGTQFELIPAEEKDDHGRPAYYIYNDSSGYLLWDGKAFYVQEVGDGDPIYTFSFVDRGPLPSPSAS
- a CDS encoding glutamate--cysteine ligase translates to MKIDFSSSQRSRLGIEWEIACVDRRSGELAPAAPELISRIGAADGFPHVTTELLTNTIEVVSAPHHRVRDAVADLTRLVERAGTVAEPMGVDLMSAGTHPFSQWFQQQVTPGKPRYDTLIDRTRWWGRQMMIWGVHVHVAVENRNKVFPIIDGLLTYLPHFQALSASSPFWAGETTGYASNRALMFQQLPTAGLPPQFARWKQFETMVADLKHTGVIEELNELRWDIRPSPRWGTIEIRTFDGISSADEIGALAALTQCLVEHFSREIDAGRTVPRMQPWFVRENKWRAARYGLDAIIIQNAAGDERLVTKDLDQLLPTLEPIAEALGCAAELEAVRDIVDRGASYQRQLQVAAVNDGSLKAVVASLVRELREGLRC
- a CDS encoding chemotaxis protein CheB; amino-acid sequence: MERRDVIVMGGSAGAHAALRTLLARLPTDLPAKVLVVTHLAPGARSTLAQMLSKDCALPVSAAVDGEPARNGHVYVAVPDRHLIIDDDSILRLTAGPRENRARPAADALFRAAARWCGPRVAGVVLSGSLDDGAAGLAAIAQHGGAALVQDPDEARFPGMPAAALSAVPSAVTAPAAGLARLIAEMAGRPVGDAGQPDPALVWETDMIAEGHTEGAVPSKPIALSCPDCGGGMYEIRTGQAVHYACHVGHSWSPQTFVAATDHSIETALWTAVSAMQEKVTMLRNLAANAERAGDEQACHTYRDESDRVGRDAELIRTTILDNESAADQRPA
- a CDS encoding GAF domain-containing protein, whose product is MATPRHPEQVWPAQHGPLADAIVALAETPGHVSGIEARLKMIAALAVDRVAAADYASVTTLEGDEYTIVAASSDIAAAVDEAQIADRAGPCLQALETGEPVGVPDTGTTMDWPGFHVVAPALGLRATVSVPLHDGRGTTIAALNLYGRDSATMEPLITAVAHLYSTSRELSLSIDPPPVSDPGAAELLTGYAQALAIRTIVRRAVQALTEHGVSNRDAAYTMLYERAAEHHTTLSAEADAVLRQL
- a CDS encoding DUF6209 family protein → MQRTPGNTLRRPTLAAAARILVLSTAALLALATPAAAATTAGTPVLRFAADGTDRVDGTLEAGRSVLVDYDLARLAQCRNQYAGGDAWAIGVYYRIDGGPIATQPVSRLDENRHNVKAPVPIDLPLGAHDLELWFHAGDRAGCSEYDSRSGANYHYAIEQPAVATFRADWSESVSGPIRAGHGLAIRYDLARLPQCRETYNGMPAWRIDVHYRFDGGPVQSQALTGSSGEPVPATVDVAPGSRRIELWFQVTGQRSGCTAYDSDFGANYAYAVA
- a CDS encoding DivIVA domain-containing protein; its protein translation is MTSSSTDPNEKKALFTSSRIRDAVFRPAPSRRRSYDGDAVDAFLTEVEREFTRLQTENRDMREQLRHSRPSAEDLVARLEQHRIELAHTEQQARETEAALRQAREAAARAGTSPFVTLAQRFADSHVRDAEREADALVDAARAKADKIAVEAQLLASTIDSDARARHHQAISRLSDERAAILAEIERLTGLAATLHGSLRDQMTVEIAEVPLPRQTPDLLLPLQTPEILLPAQTPDLLPPPQTPDIRLPPQTPDIRPGRTGARRRFEAANTETPRLAG